The Nitrososphaerota archaeon genome includes a window with the following:
- a CDS encoding NADH-quinone oxidoreductase subunit M: protein MDVPILSLLIFIPIVGSIVVYLLGRVRERFCELASLVITIVVFALSIYMYGSLLTSKEGASFSFIEGPYSWLSGFGVDYYLGVDGLSASLILISSILSVLVVLGSWDLITEKKPIYYFLILLFEGSIIGVFCSLNLILFYVFWEIVLIPMFFFIGVWGGPRRKYAAMKFLIFTYVGSVVMLLGFILIYLFTTPNTFNIPELVGKIPFWVQLLASAATFAGFGVKLPVVPLHTWLPDAHVEAPAPISVFLAGLLLKMGGYGFVRVNLGLLADASRQYAWIFIAFGILTMFYGALVAMVQRDLKRMIALTSINHMGFVLLGSFAGISASTTQAAVYGISGAIFQMFNHAAAIGILFMLSGYIHEQAGTRNIDELKGLRVGMPKTALVLILGSLAGMSVPMYSSFLSEWMVILGAISVNRWYALTVLIPILTVAYFLWMIKRTVLSPLPEHTHYHDLHNRAMVGLLLYLAPLFLLLIFPSLLLGIVDPLSLSLYQAAGGGR from the coding sequence TTGGATGTGCCTATACTTAGTTTGTTGATCTTCATACCCATCGTAGGCTCGATAGTAGTTTATCTGCTTGGCAGAGTAAGGGAGCGCTTCTGTGAGCTTGCTTCACTAGTGATAACTATAGTTGTCTTCGCTCTCTCCATCTACATGTACGGCTCTCTACTCACCTCAAAAGAGGGTGCTTCCTTCAGCTTCATAGAGGGGCCTTACAGCTGGTTGAGCGGCTTCGGTGTAGATTACTATCTTGGTGTAGACGGCTTAAGCGCATCGCTAATACTGATCTCATCCATACTCTCGGTTCTCGTGGTGCTCGGCTCTTGGGACCTTATAACCGAGAAGAAGCCCATCTACTACTTCCTCATCCTACTCTTCGAGGGAAGCATAATAGGCGTCTTCTGCTCACTCAACCTCATACTCTTCTATGTCTTCTGGGAGATCGTCTTGATCCCAATGTTCTTCTTCATAGGCGTCTGGGGCGGACCTAGGCGTAAATATGCTGCAATGAAGTTCCTAATCTTCACATATGTAGGGAGCGTGGTTATGCTACTAGGCTTCATACTAATCTACCTCTTCACAACACCAAACACCTTCAACATACCAGAGCTTGTAGGTAAGATACCGTTCTGGGTTCAACTCCTAGCCTCAGCAGCAACCTTCGCAGGCTTCGGTGTCAAGCTGCCAGTCGTACCCCTACACACTTGGCTCCCAGACGCACACGTAGAGGCACCAGCGCCAATAAGCGTCTTCCTAGCTGGTCTTCTCCTAAAGATGGGTGGATACGGCTTCGTAAGAGTCAACTTGGGTCTGCTAGCAGATGCATCTAGGCAATACGCTTGGATCTTCATAGCCTTCGGCATCCTCACAATGTTCTACGGCGCACTTGTAGCGATGGTTCAGAGGGATTTGAAGAGGATGATCGCCCTAACCAGCATAAACCACATGGGCTTTGTTCTGCTAGGCAGCTTCGCCGGCATTTCAGCATCAACCACTCAAGCTGCTGTCTACGGCATCTCTGGAGCAATATTCCAGATGTTTAACCACGCAGCAGCGATAGGGATCCTCTTTATGCTTTCAGGCTATATCCACGAGCAGGCTGGCACGAGGAACATCGATGAGCTGAAGGGTCTGAGGGTTGGTATGCCGAAGACCGCGCTCGTCCTCATCTTAGGCTCCCTAGCTGGTATGAGCGTGCCGATGTACAGCAGTTTCCTCAGCGAGTGGATGGTTATCTTAGGCGCTATCTCTGTCAACAGATGGTATGCCCTAACGGTCCTAATCCCCATACTGACAGTGGCGTATTTCTTATGGATGATAAAGAGAACAGTTCTAAGTCCGTTACCAGAGCACACACACTACCACGATCTGCATAATAGGGCTATGGTCGGGCTCCTACTATACCTAGCCCCCCTCTTTCTCCTACTGATCTTCCCCTCACTTCTGCTTGGAATTGTAGACCCGCTTTCCCTCTCGCTCTATCAGGCTGCAGGTGGTGGTAGATGA
- a CDS encoding NADH-quinone oxidoreductase subunit N: MSANIVIVDYAAIFTVGSLLVASLTLSRRAAVRQNLAFYASLAVIAASLLFTLFNFSIYLASNSRPSYTNLFHEDPLSYFFALTVQIVSLLVMLSSRNYMWGDRNLAVYFSLLLFSTLGMVLLSFAADLLMIIVAWELMSIPTYVLAGLRKDNPFSNEASVKYFLLGAFSSGILLYAISLTYGLTGTTNLTAVLQALQASATHLDPLTLLALALFIAGFGLKMSVVPFHMWIPDAYEGAPTTISTFLSAGTKKAGFVVAIRVFVVALPFLSTNWTTAFAILALATMTLGNVAALTQRSLTRMLAYSSIAQAGYILIGFAVATEPAKTLALIGVLFHAFNHAIMQSSAFLAAAAVDRLTGRVSLDSFASLWRRMPITSFSLAVSLLALAGIPPLNGFWSKLVLFTAAIQGDMAWLALAGVLNSALSLGYYAWVIKRMYIDEPVGSMEQGKIEEPRVISGVLLAATAIIIVVGVYPSLIYDLAKAAVLALG; the protein is encoded by the coding sequence ATGAGCGCAAATATAGTGATAGTGGATTATGCTGCTATCTTCACAGTAGGCAGTTTACTTGTAGCTTCACTAACACTCTCTAGGCGGGCTGCTGTAAGGCAGAACCTAGCTTTCTACGCTTCGTTAGCGGTTATCGCAGCCTCTCTACTCTTCACCTTGTTCAACTTCTCGATCTACCTGGCCTCTAATTCTAGACCCAGCTACACAAATCTGTTCCACGAAGATCCCTTATCATACTTCTTCGCCCTCACGGTCCAGATCGTTTCTCTACTCGTTATGCTCTCGTCTAGAAACTACATGTGGGGTGACCGCAACTTGGCTGTGTACTTTTCTCTCCTACTATTTTCAACGCTAGGCATGGTTCTACTATCCTTCGCCGCAGACCTACTTATGATAATAGTCGCTTGGGAGCTGATGAGCATACCCACATATGTGCTTGCCGGACTTAGAAAGGATAACCCCTTCTCGAACGAAGCCTCAGTAAAATACTTCTTGCTTGGAGCCTTCTCCTCAGGCATCCTGCTTTATGCTATCTCACTAACCTATGGATTGACTGGCACCACAAACCTAACCGCTGTGCTTCAAGCTCTACAAGCCTCAGCAACCCACCTAGACCCACTAACCCTACTAGCCCTAGCGCTCTTTATAGCAGGATTCGGGTTAAAGATGTCGGTAGTGCCCTTCCACATGTGGATACCAGATGCTTATGAGGGTGCACCAACCACAATAAGCACCTTCCTTTCAGCTGGCACAAAGAAGGCTGGCTTCGTCGTCGCGATAAGGGTGTTTGTGGTAGCCCTCCCGTTCCTCAGCACCAACTGGACGACCGCTTTCGCTATACTAGCCCTTGCAACCATGACTCTAGGTAACGTAGCGGCTCTAACACAGCGCTCACTCACCAGAATGCTCGCATACTCCAGCATAGCACAAGCAGGCTACATCCTCATAGGGTTCGCCGTAGCTACAGAGCCGGCTAAGACCCTAGCTCTAATAGGCGTTCTATTCCACGCCTTTAACCACGCGATTATGCAGTCCTCTGCCTTCTTGGCTGCTGCTGCCGTAGACCGACTCACCGGTAGAGTTAGCCTTGATTCCTTTGCTTCGCTTTGGAGGAGGATGCCCATAACCTCATTCTCCTTAGCGGTCTCCCTGCTCGCTTTAGCGGGGATTCCTCCTCTCAACGGTTTCTGGAGCAAGCTCGTGCTCTTCACAGCAGCCATTCAAGGCGATATGGCTTGGCTTGCCTTAGCGGGTGTCTTGAACAGCGCCCTCTCACTCGGCTATTACGCTTGGGTCATCAAGCGGATGTATATTGATGAGCCGGTCGGCTCTATGGAGCAAGGTAAGATCGAGGAGCCGCGTGTAATATCTGGTGTGCTCTTAGCGGCTACAGCCATAATAATAGTTGTAGGTGTCTATCCTTCTCTGATATATGATCTCGCTAAAGCTGCTGTTCTAGCCTTGGGTTGA
- a CDS encoding polyprenyl synthetase family protein yields the protein MKQTANVTTELLDKIALYAKMVDKALSEELQNYLGSDFYEPLKYALEGGKRIRPIILLLSNKAAGGYEADALKEAVAIELLHTESIIHDDIIDDETIRRGKPVFYVVYGFNTSLLTADFVFGIILSIASKSKKNVAEDLASAALQMCEGEILEMKVEADDSEVPLEKYLLIVSKKTASLFEAAAKIGAKLASADEKVVEALSKYGFNIGIAYQIQDDILDWNNGSKIARRVKVGDGDARKTLAEIAAKYANEAKMNLKDLPDCEAKQILYDIADFAVNRLS from the coding sequence ATGAAGCAAACCGCCAATGTAACAACAGAGCTGTTAGATAAGATAGCTCTCTACGCGAAGATGGTCGATAAGGCTCTTAGTGAAGAGCTGCAGAACTACTTGGGCTCTGACTTCTACGAGCCTTTGAAATACGCCTTAGAAGGTGGGAAGCGCATACGACCAATAATACTTCTTCTATCAAACAAGGCTGCTGGTGGTTATGAGGCTGACGCTCTTAAGGAGGCCGTAGCAATAGAGCTCTTACACACCGAATCGATCATACACGACGATATAATAGATGATGAGACCATAAGGAGGGGTAAGCCAGTCTTCTATGTGGTGTACGGTTTTAACACATCCCTACTTACAGCAGACTTTGTCTTCGGGATAATCTTGAGCATCGCATCTAAGTCAAAGAAGAACGTAGCCGAAGACTTGGCTTCAGCAGCCCTCCAGATGTGCGAAGGCGAGATCTTGGAGATGAAGGTTGAAGCCGATGATAGCGAAGTACCGCTCGAAAAGTATCTTCTAATCGTAAGTAAGAAGACGGCAAGCCTATTCGAAGCAGCAGCTAAGATCGGCGCCAAACTCGCTTCAGCTGACGAGAAGGTGGTGGAGGCGCTTTCTAAATACGGGTTCAACATAGGTATAGCATACCAGATTCAAGATGACATTCTTGATTGGAACAACGGGTCTAAGATAGCTAGAAGGGTTAAGGTGGGGGATGGCGATGCGAGGAAGACGCTTGCTGAGATCGCTGCTAAATACGCAAACGAAGCGAAGATGAATCTAAAGGATCTACCCGACTGTGAAGCAAAGCAGATATTATATGATATAGCAGACTTCGCCGTGAATCGCCTAAGCTGA